A stretch of the Filimonas lacunae genome encodes the following:
- a CDS encoding sensor histidine kinase — MPIKTALLCFALFFPFAVIQARDVQVIQLTQQQNNVLGMPFTESFIDYSGQLKLESVREPFYADKFVRTGEKILSYGFLNGVVWIHGAVANTSGSNAYLLLEYSNIDTVDLFYYHKGRLHTVEAGSHRPLERNAFPAAGYSFLLPAPDSSGKPLEFWLRVRSGNSVIIPLTAVTAEGLWGSYVRMYGAELIYGGIILALFFYNLSLYRWVKERSYLYYIGYLSALGAYVLLYLRGLRVFMGQGVADFICQYGVSLVAIAYMFGISFAISFLKGKIYAPKLTKVLQVINWFMCITLITCFTGHRAAAIHQEEILSLVTPILIIILSISVYQKKYKPAFYFLLAWSILLLVIVFFAASVLGLFKVQTWTLQAISIGSGVEVILLSFTLGFRYLLLKRETIHLITQHNVLLEQQVKERTSELQDAMERLSAGNAVKNQLLGIVSHDFKTPVSNLRWLMEQAQSGNNSTERLGKLQKEIDTELNRIAFTMDNILHWSLTQMDKIEPKAESIDLKQLVQEVLNDNRVAAKKKNIVLTATVVEGVCVHADIGQLRLVLLNLLHNAIKFTHAGGEVTAGAAWSLDSGRVELYVADTGVGMTQEDVNRLMDAGSFYSRQGTSHEKGTGMGIKLCKEFIEANGGILKVKSELNEGAYFYFSLPVCK; from the coding sequence ATGCCCATAAAGACAGCTTTACTTTGCTTTGCTTTATTTTTTCCGTTTGCAGTGATACAGGCTCGTGACGTGCAGGTAATACAGCTTACGCAACAGCAGAATAATGTGCTGGGCATGCCTTTTACCGAAAGCTTTATTGATTACAGTGGTCAGTTGAAACTGGAATCAGTACGTGAGCCCTTTTACGCGGATAAGTTTGTTCGCACAGGCGAAAAAATACTTTCTTATGGCTTTTTGAATGGTGTTGTATGGATACACGGTGCTGTAGCCAACACCTCTGGCAGCAATGCTTACCTGCTGCTGGAATATTCCAATATTGATACGGTTGATTTATTTTATTATCACAAGGGGCGGCTGCATACCGTGGAAGCGGGTAGTCACCGGCCTTTGGAGCGCAATGCCTTTCCGGCGGCGGGATATAGTTTTTTACTGCCTGCGCCGGATAGTTCGGGCAAGCCGTTGGAATTCTGGCTGCGGGTACGGTCAGGCAATTCGGTGATTATACCGCTTACGGCTGTAACGGCAGAGGGACTTTGGGGTAGTTATGTGAGAATGTATGGCGCAGAATTGATATATGGCGGCATTATACTGGCTTTATTTTTTTATAACCTGTCGCTATATCGTTGGGTAAAGGAAAGAAGCTATTTGTATTACATAGGTTATTTGTCGGCGCTGGGTGCATATGTGTTGTTGTACCTGCGCGGGTTACGGGTGTTTATGGGGCAGGGTGTGGCTGATTTTATCTGTCAATATGGGGTTAGCCTGGTGGCTATTGCTTATATGTTCGGGATCAGCTTTGCCATTTCATTTTTAAAGGGTAAGATATATGCGCCTAAGCTTACAAAGGTTTTACAGGTGATCAATTGGTTTATGTGTATTACGCTTATTACCTGTTTTACGGGGCACCGGGCGGCGGCTATTCACCAGGAAGAAATACTCAGTCTGGTTACACCCATACTAATTATTATACTGTCAATTAGTGTTTACCAGAAAAAATATAAGCCTGCTTTTTACTTTTTATTGGCCTGGAGCATTTTGCTGTTGGTAATCGTGTTTTTTGCGGCATCGGTGCTGGGGCTGTTTAAAGTGCAGACCTGGACATTGCAGGCTATTTCTATAGGGTCGGGTGTGGAAGTGATACTGTTGTCGTTTACGCTGGGTTTCCGCTATCTTCTGCTAAAACGGGAAACCATTCACCTGATTACCCAGCACAATGTATTGCTGGAGCAGCAGGTGAAGGAGCGTACCAGCGAATTGCAGGATGCTATGGAAAGGCTTTCGGCAGGTAATGCGGTGAAGAACCAGTTACTGGGCATAGTGTCACACGATTTTAAAACACCTGTCAGTAACCTGCGCTGGTTGATGGAGCAGGCTCAATCGGGCAATAACAGTACGGAGCGGTTGGGCAAACTGCAAAAAGAGATTGATACGGAACTGAACCGCATAGCGTTTACGATGGATAATATTCTTCACTGGTCGCTTACCCAGATGGATAAAATTGAGCCAAAGGCAGAATCGATAGACCTGAAACAGCTGGTACAGGAGGTATTGAATGATAACCGGGTGGCTGCGAAGAAAAAGAATATTGTACTCACTGCTACTGTAGTGGAAGGTGTGTGTGTGCATGCAGATATTGGCCAGTTGCGGCTGGTGTTATTAAACCTGTTGCATAATGCCATTAAGTTTACGCATGCAGGCGGTGAAGTAACGGCGGGAGCCGCATGGAGCCTGGATAGTGGCCGGGTAGAGTTGTATGTGGCAGATACGGGAGTGGGAATGACGCAGGAAGATGTGAACCGTTTGATGGATGCCGGAAGTTTTTATTCCCGGCAGGGTACCAGTCATGAAAAAGGTACGGGCATGGGGATTAAGTTGTGTAAAGAGTTTATTGAGGCGAACGGAGGGATTTTAAAGGTGAAATCTGAGCTGAATGAGGGTGCGTATTTTTACTTTAGCCTGCCTGTTTGCAAATAG
- a CDS encoding alpha-d-galacturonidase, with translation MSRFYNSLIVFFLYCLVSGFKPFPERVTVVIPQQSHVRIRFGAEKLVAALQKAGYQAEITSSAAFKKGQRYIIAGLQGDNILQKTTKGWPAAGDTAYGKEGFAIRSSGNTIAISGSAASGVLYGCMELADRIQAVGVLPAAIHVTDKPQMVLRGACVGLQKPYYLPGRTVYEYPYTPETFPWLYDKQLWISYLDSMVANRMNSLYLWNGHPFASLVKLKDYPYAVEVDEATFKKNEEIYRFLTTEADKRGIWVIQMFYNIIVSKPFAEYHHMKTQDRERPIIPVIADYTRKSIAAFVEKYPNVGLMVALGEAMEGVGNDDIEWFTKTIIPGVKDGLKLLGKTEEPPIVLRAHDTDAPEVMKAATPLYKNLYTEAKYNGEALTTYQPRGPWAELHRTLSKAAPVQIENVHILANLEPFRYGSADFIQKSVQAMHSVHNGNALHLYPESSYWDWPYAADSATPRLLQIERDWLWYKEWARYAWNCNRSREAEVAYWSGLLGGQFGANAAAGKSILTAYEEAGEIAPKLLRRFGITDGNRQTLTLGMFMNQLINPFRFGLFTLLYNSEGPEGEMLIEYAEKEWKQEKHMGETPVDIIQQVIAHGEKAVQAIDAAALAVSSNKAEFARIKNDMYCYRALANCFAEKAQAALWVLRYKYSKQLSDLDSALPHLEKSVVYYSTLADITKGAYRYANSMQTAQRKIPIGGDNGKNKTWVELLPFYQKELAVFKHNIDSLRHPVAVAAGAGKKPLLEAANVTVLSKTEGTYAFAVGQQMFSDTMSVIKNYAPELVSLTGLRFNKAQQMKEGTTITFTTEQPVQLLVGFFNKKGPGMLGEPELETNASANDYGQAETKIANGIVITGFPAVNVHSYSFKPGTHTLVLGKGAVMVLGFVKEGQLVKAYDAGLVPGVTKLELDWLFE, from the coding sequence ATGAGCAGATTCTACAATTCACTGATCGTATTTTTTCTCTATTGTTTAGTAAGTGGTTTTAAGCCTTTTCCGGAAAGGGTTACCGTGGTAATTCCGCAGCAAAGTCATGTAAGAATACGGTTTGGGGCCGAAAAACTGGTGGCGGCATTGCAAAAAGCCGGGTACCAGGCAGAGATTACTTCTTCTGCTGCTTTTAAAAAGGGACAGCGATACATTATTGCCGGTTTACAGGGTGATAATATTTTACAAAAAACTACCAAAGGATGGCCGGCTGCCGGAGATACAGCATATGGCAAAGAAGGGTTTGCTATACGTAGCTCCGGTAATACTATTGCTATTAGTGGCAGTGCTGCTTCGGGTGTTTTATATGGCTGTATGGAACTTGCCGATAGAATACAGGCGGTTGGTGTGTTACCTGCTGCTATCCATGTAACAGATAAACCCCAGATGGTATTGCGTGGTGCCTGTGTAGGCCTGCAAAAGCCTTATTACCTGCCGGGCCGCACGGTGTATGAATATCCTTATACGCCTGAAACATTTCCCTGGTTATATGATAAGCAGTTATGGATCAGCTACCTGGATTCTATGGTGGCTAACCGCATGAACTCATTATATCTGTGGAACGGGCATCCGTTTGCTTCGCTGGTGAAGCTGAAAGATTATCCTTATGCAGTAGAGGTAGATGAAGCTACTTTTAAAAAGAATGAAGAGATATACCGTTTTCTCACCACCGAAGCTGATAAGCGCGGCATATGGGTGATACAGATGTTTTATAACATTATCGTATCGAAGCCATTTGCAGAATATCATCATATGAAAACGCAGGACAGGGAAAGGCCTATTATTCCTGTGATTGCTGATTATACACGTAAGTCTATTGCTGCTTTTGTAGAGAAGTATCCGAACGTTGGTTTGATGGTGGCGTTGGGGGAAGCTATGGAAGGCGTGGGCAATGATGATATAGAATGGTTTACCAAAACGATTATACCCGGTGTAAAGGACGGGTTGAAGTTGCTGGGGAAAACAGAGGAACCTCCTATTGTATTGCGCGCACATGATACCGATGCGCCGGAAGTGATGAAGGCAGCTACGCCTTTATACAAGAACTTATATACCGAAGCCAAATATAATGGGGAAGCATTAACTACTTACCAGCCGCGTGGCCCGTGGGCGGAGTTGCATCGTACTTTAAGTAAGGCAGCGCCTGTGCAAATAGAGAATGTTCATATACTCGCAAACCTGGAGCCTTTTCGTTATGGTAGCGCTGATTTTATACAAAAGAGCGTACAGGCCATGCACAGCGTACACAATGGTAATGCGTTGCATTTGTATCCGGAGTCTTCTTACTGGGATTGGCCTTACGCTGCAGATAGTGCCACTCCTCGTTTATTACAAATTGAGCGTGATTGGTTATGGTATAAAGAATGGGCGCGTTATGCCTGGAACTGCAACCGTAGCAGGGAAGCGGAGGTTGCGTATTGGAGTGGCTTGCTGGGTGGTCAGTTTGGTGCCAATGCAGCCGCCGGAAAATCGATACTCACCGCGTATGAAGAAGCGGGTGAGATTGCTCCCAAGTTGTTAAGACGCTTTGGTATTACAGATGGCAACAGGCAAACCTTAACGCTGGGTATGTTTATGAACCAGCTGATTAATCCGTTCCGCTTTGGGTTGTTTACTTTATTGTATAACTCAGAAGGACCGGAAGGCGAGATGCTGATTGAGTATGCAGAGAAAGAATGGAAGCAGGAAAAGCATATGGGTGAAACTCCGGTGGATATTATACAACAGGTGATAGCGCACGGAGAAAAAGCGGTGCAGGCTATTGATGCTGCTGCATTGGCAGTGAGCAGTAATAAGGCGGAGTTTGCACGCATTAAAAACGATATGTATTGTTATCGTGCACTTGCCAATTGTTTTGCAGAGAAAGCACAGGCGGCCCTTTGGGTGTTACGCTATAAATATTCCAAACAGTTAAGTGACCTGGATAGTGCATTGCCGCACCTGGAAAAGAGTGTTGTTTATTATAGCACTTTGGCAGATATAACAAAGGGGGCTTATCGTTATGCCAATAGCATGCAAACGGCGCAGCGTAAAATTCCTATTGGTGGTGATAATGGTAAGAATAAAACATGGGTAGAGCTATTGCCTTTTTATCAGAAAGAGCTGGCTGTTTTCAAACATAATATAGATTCCTTGCGTCATCCGGTAGCGGTGGCAGCAGGCGCCGGTAAGAAGCCATTGCTGGAAGCCGCGAATGTTACAGTGCTCAGCAAAACAGAAGGTACTTATGCGTTTGCCGTAGGGCAGCAGATGTTTAGTGATACTATGTCGGTGATTAAAAACTATGCGCCTGAGCTGGTATCGTTAACGGGGTTGCGTTTTAATAAAGCGCAACAGATGAAGGAAGGCACTACCATTACCTTTACAACAGAGCAGCCGGTGCAATTGCTGGTAGGTTTTTTTAATAAAAAAGGCCCGGGCATGCTGGGCGAGCCGGAGCTGGAAACCAATGCCAGTGCCAACGATTATGGTCAGGCCGAAACGAAGATTGCCAATGGTATAGTGATAACAGGCTTTCCGGCTGTGAATGTACATAGCTATTCCTTTAAACCTGGTACGCATACGCTGGTCTTAGGTAAAGGCGCAGTGATGGTGCTGGGGTTTGTGAAGGAAGGGCAACTGGTGAAAGCATATGATGCAGGACTGGTGCCGGGTGTAACTAAGTTAGAACTGGATTGGTTATTTGAATAA
- a CDS encoding MGH1-like glycoside hydrolase domain-containing protein: MKPVNRTRAILIIALLVGLSGGSLSGLAQQRKGALLTTIALEQYVNRFNAIDTQDVQNYIPDAKALEFLSANVPLFVCPDSVIEKIYYYRWWTFRKHLKQTPDGFIFTEFITPVKHAGKHNSVSSALGHHIYEGRWLLDTQYINQYVRFWLQLDKTFKAPRLHGFSGWVEDAVYQLYKVQQDIRLVRSLYHDMDTEYVNWEKERLLSSGLFWQYDVKDAMEESISGGRKVKNMRPSINSYMYGNAVAMAQMGKLLKEDQLHKQYEAKAIDLRKLIQDSLWDDKAEFFKTRLEKGGLSDAREAIGFIPWYFNLPANNGKYTAAWKQLTDTAGFWAPWGLTTAERRHPGFRTHGTGHSCEWDGAVWPFASTQTLKAFSNLLNNYKKDATVPGAAAFLQAMHTYALSHQKNGDAYIGEYQDEKTGYWLKGDNERSSFYNHSGFADLVISDLVGLKPAEGNTVVVAPLLPEGAWDWFCLDKVAYHGKILTIIWDKTGTHFNKGKGFQLWVNGKKVAQSVKLNALKATI, from the coding sequence ATGAAACCTGTAAACAGGACACGTGCTATATTGATAATTGCTTTGCTGGTAGGATTGTCAGGGGGAAGCTTATCCGGCTTAGCCCAGCAAAGGAAAGGGGCGTTGCTCACCACCATTGCTTTGGAGCAGTATGTAAACCGGTTTAATGCAATTGATACGCAGGATGTGCAGAACTATATTCCGGATGCAAAGGCGTTGGAGTTTTTATCGGCCAACGTGCCTTTGTTTGTTTGCCCGGATAGTGTGATAGAAAAAATATATTACTACCGCTGGTGGACGTTTCGCAAGCATTTGAAGCAAACGCCGGACGGCTTTATATTCACGGAGTTTATTACACCGGTGAAACATGCCGGTAAACACAATTCTGTAAGCAGCGCGTTGGGGCATCATATTTATGAAGGACGCTGGCTGCTGGATACGCAGTATATCAATCAGTATGTACGTTTCTGGTTGCAATTGGATAAAACCTTTAAAGCGCCCCGTTTGCATGGGTTTAGCGGATGGGTGGAAGATGCAGTGTACCAGTTGTACAAAGTGCAGCAGGATATTCGCCTGGTTCGTTCGCTTTACCATGATATGGATACCGAATATGTAAACTGGGAGAAAGAACGTTTATTGTCCAGCGGCTTGTTCTGGCAGTATGATGTAAAGGATGCGATGGAAGAAAGTATCAGCGGTGGCAGAAAGGTAAAGAATATGCGCCCAAGCATTAACAGTTATATGTATGGTAATGCAGTGGCTATGGCGCAGATGGGTAAGTTGTTGAAGGAAGATCAGTTACACAAGCAGTACGAAGCAAAAGCTATCGACTTACGTAAGTTGATACAGGATAGCTTGTGGGATGATAAAGCGGAGTTTTTTAAAACCCGTTTAGAGAAAGGTGGTTTGTCGGATGCACGGGAAGCGATCGGTTTTATTCCCTGGTATTTTAACCTGCCTGCCAACAACGGGAAATATACTGCTGCCTGGAAGCAATTAACAGATACCGCCGGCTTTTGGGCTCCGTGGGGATTAACCACGGCCGAAAGAAGGCATCCGGGTTTCAGAACACATGGTACCGGACATTCCTGTGAATGGGATGGTGCTGTCTGGCCTTTTGCTTCTACGCAAACATTAAAAGCATTTTCTAACCTGCTGAATAATTATAAAAAGGATGCAACCGTGCCGGGTGCAGCTGCCTTTTTGCAGGCGATGCATACCTATGCTTTATCACATCAGAAGAACGGGGATGCTTATATTGGCGAATACCAGGATGAAAAAACAGGGTATTGGTTAAAGGGAGATAATGAGCGCAGCAGCTTTTATAATCACTCGGGCTTTGCTGACCTGGTTATCAGTGATTTAGTAGGCCTGAAACCAGCGGAGGGAAACACGGTGGTAGTAGCTCCATTATTGCCGGAAGGTGCGTGGGATTGGTTTTGTTTGGATAAGGTGGCTTATCATGGTAAAATACTCACCATCATCTGGGATAAAACAGGAACGCATTTTAACAAAGGAAAAGGATTTCAATTGTGGGTGAATGGTAAAAAAGTGGCGCAAAGTGTTAAATTGAATGCATTGAAAGCTACTATTTAA
- a CDS encoding alpha/beta hydrolase family protein has translation MKLLSFVLALLSFSVACAQDKPVEAYGCRLVQTVYKGDTVHILVKSKKGEEQVKKPLFFFCQGSMAQPLLKYDDDGMYGVFPFNTDSLSQYYHLVIAGKPGVPLQAGKKQLGDNFVYLDSTGRLPDTYRRNNHLDYYVQRDEYVLRFLEKQPWVATGKLVIAGHSEGACIAANLAAKDKKVTQLIYSGGNPLGRIMSMVRMGRDTETDTAGEGEKTFALWEKIADNPTDTGYTGMDSYQTTYSFSHPLMHLLDGLKMPVLVSYGSKDHSAYGNDYWRLESIRRHKKNFTYKVYIGTEHNYFPVRKDGSINYEVFNWDKVANEWCAWLLQQ, from the coding sequence ATGAAACTACTGTCTTTTGTTCTTGCGTTATTAAGTTTTAGTGTTGCCTGCGCCCAGGATAAACCCGTAGAAGCCTATGGCTGCCGCCTGGTGCAAACAGTGTATAAAGGCGATACAGTGCATATTCTCGTAAAAAGCAAAAAAGGAGAAGAGCAGGTGAAGAAGCCCTTATTTTTCTTTTGCCAGGGGAGTATGGCGCAGCCTTTATTGAAATATGATGATGATGGAATGTATGGTGTATTTCCGTTTAATACAGACAGTCTTTCACAGTATTATCACCTGGTAATTGCAGGAAAGCCAGGTGTGCCTTTGCAGGCAGGGAAAAAGCAACTGGGAGATAATTTTGTATACCTGGATTCTACAGGGAGATTACCGGATACTTACCGGAGAAATAATCACCTGGATTATTATGTGCAACGCGATGAATATGTGCTTCGTTTTTTAGAGAAGCAACCCTGGGTGGCAACGGGTAAGCTGGTGATTGCCGGACATTCGGAAGGGGCTTGTATAGCAGCTAACCTGGCGGCTAAAGATAAAAAAGTAACCCAGCTGATTTATTCAGGCGGTAATCCATTGGGAAGGATCATGAGTATGGTTCGTATGGGCAGGGATACAGAAACGGATACGGCGGGTGAAGGAGAAAAAACGTTTGCGCTTTGGGAGAAGATTGCAGATAATCCTACAGATACGGGGTATACCGGTATGGATAGTTATCAAACCACTTATAGTTTTTCGCATCCATTGATGCACTTGTTGGATGGATTGAAAATGCCGGTGCTGGTGAGTTATGGTTCTAAAGATCATTCAGCCTATGGAAATGATTACTGGCGGCTGGAAAGCATTCGCCGGCATAAGAAAAACTTTACTTACAAAGTATATATAGGCACAGAGCATAACTATTTTCCTGTGCGTAAGGATGGTAGTATCAACTATGAAGTGTTTAACTGGGATAAGGTGGCGAATGAGTGGTGTGCATGGTTGTTGCAGCAGTAG
- a CDS encoding glycoside hydrolase family 95 protein: MLACFRFHKVFVAGALLGSMPVVAQQDSSLLLWYKQPATKWTEALPIGNGSIGGMVYGGVQEEHIQFNEATLWTGRPRAYAREGAVEYLQPIRSLLAAGKQQQAEALAGEHFMGLKDIDDHVYAVQKKSWLQKVRQDTSLAMPGVDVHTWKKMRLPVLNGWEAAGLEGLDGAVWFRTGFELPAAWKGRNLVLALGKIRDIDFTYVNGGLVGSGEGGTNKRVYTIAAGAVKEGVNDIAIQVINFYDKGGFAGVKNDERIFTVYPEGMKASEGIALSLEWRYFVQDDSPPAYPQYQGSYQPFGDLFLRFPGMGNVTGYTRTLDIANALAEVKYSANGVGYTRTYFASAADKIMVLRVAADKHAAVSVAGVLGAAHKDCQVQRLNDSTLRLQVQVKNGALHGVAYLKVRAKGGKVHVQQNELVVTGADEVFFYLAAATNYKNYQDVSGNPDAICAQRMRALVNLSYTAMKVKHVRDYKDYFSPFAISLGAHNRTELPTDERIRQFTPATDAGLLSLYMQYGRYLLISSSRAGGQAANLQGIWNDLLTPPWGSKYTTNINLQMNYWPVDLLHLSDCSRPLFEMIKELSVAGKATAAAHYGAPGWVLHHNTDLWRGTAPINASNHGIWVTGAAWLCHHIWDHYQFTLDKAFLKVYYPVMKSAALFFDHFLVKDSATGWLISTPSNSPEQGGLVAGPAMDHQIIRDLYRNCIAAAAVLQVDKEQVLQWATTCGKIAPNQVGKYGQLQEWMQDKDDTSNTHRHVSHLWALYPGKEITPQTPDLYRAARRSLLYRGDGGTGWSLAWKVNLWARLHEGDHAMLMLSHLLTPAEHNGVEQGGVYQNLFDAHPPFQIDGNFGGAAGLAEMLVQSEGEEIELLPALPTALSEGSVKGIRARGGFELNFNWIDGHLQQVQVRSLVTGICRLVYKGQHRSLPVTSGGTYIVRWD, translated from the coding sequence ATGCTTGCTTGTTTCCGTTTTCATAAAGTGTTTGTTGCAGGTGCATTACTGGGGAGTATGCCGGTTGTTGCACAACAGGATAGCAGCCTGCTGTTATGGTATAAACAGCCTGCAACAAAGTGGACGGAAGCGCTTCCTATTGGCAATGGCTCCATAGGCGGAATGGTATATGGAGGTGTGCAGGAAGAGCATATTCAGTTTAATGAAGCTACTCTATGGACGGGCAGGCCACGTGCTTATGCACGTGAAGGTGCTGTGGAGTATTTGCAACCTATTCGTTCCTTGCTGGCCGCAGGTAAACAACAGCAAGCCGAAGCATTGGCAGGCGAACATTTTATGGGCTTGAAGGATATAGATGATCATGTATATGCGGTGCAGAAAAAGAGCTGGTTGCAAAAAGTAAGGCAGGACACAAGTTTGGCTATGCCAGGTGTAGATGTGCATACATGGAAGAAGATGCGTTTGCCGGTGTTGAATGGTTGGGAAGCGGCTGGGCTGGAGGGGCTGGATGGTGCTGTTTGGTTTAGAACAGGGTTTGAATTGCCGGCAGCCTGGAAGGGCAGGAACCTGGTGCTGGCTTTGGGTAAGATAAGAGATATTGATTTTACTTATGTCAATGGTGGGTTGGTAGGTAGTGGAGAAGGGGGGACTAATAAAAGAGTATATACTATAGCCGCTGGTGCGGTAAAAGAGGGAGTGAATGATATAGCCATACAGGTAATTAACTTCTATGATAAAGGTGGTTTTGCGGGAGTGAAGAACGATGAGCGGATATTTACTGTATATCCGGAGGGGATGAAGGCTTCGGAGGGTATTGCTTTGTCGCTGGAGTGGCGATATTTTGTGCAGGATGATAGCCCACCTGCTTATCCACAGTATCAAGGTAGTTATCAGCCTTTTGGTGACTTGTTCCTGCGTTTTCCGGGTATGGGGAATGTGACGGGCTATACAAGAACTTTAGACATTGCCAATGCGCTTGCAGAAGTAAAGTATTCGGCTAATGGTGTTGGTTATACGCGCACTTATTTTGCGAGTGCTGCTGATAAAATAATGGTGTTGCGTGTGGCAGCAGATAAGCATGCGGCTGTTTCTGTTGCTGGTGTATTAGGGGCTGCGCATAAAGATTGCCAGGTGCAACGCTTGAATGATAGCACATTGCGCTTACAGGTGCAGGTGAAGAATGGAGCCTTGCATGGTGTGGCTTATTTAAAGGTGCGGGCGAAGGGAGGTAAGGTACATGTGCAACAAAATGAGCTGGTGGTAACAGGCGCGGATGAAGTGTTTTTTTACCTGGCAGCCGCAACAAACTATAAGAATTACCAGGATGTGTCGGGTAACCCGGATGCTATATGTGCGCAACGGATGCGGGCGTTGGTGAATTTGAGCTATACTGCTATGAAAGTAAAGCATGTGCGGGATTACAAAGATTACTTTTCGCCTTTTGCCATATCATTGGGAGCACATAACAGAACTGAGTTACCTACGGATGAACGTATACGGCAATTTACGCCTGCTACTGATGCGGGATTATTGAGTTTGTATATGCAGTATGGCCGTTACCTGCTTATTTCTTCTTCACGTGCAGGTGGACAGGCAGCTAACCTGCAGGGGATATGGAATGATTTGCTAACGCCACCCTGGGGCAGTAAGTATACTACCAATATTAATTTACAAATGAATTACTGGCCGGTAGATCTGTTGCATTTATCGGATTGTAGCAGGCCTTTGTTTGAGATGATAAAGGAATTGAGTGTGGCGGGTAAGGCTACTGCTGCTGCGCATTATGGCGCACCAGGCTGGGTGTTGCATCATAATACGGATTTGTGGCGTGGAACAGCTCCTATTAATGCTTCTAATCATGGTATATGGGTTACTGGTGCAGCATGGCTATGTCATCATATCTGGGATCATTACCAGTTTACGCTGGATAAGGCTTTTTTAAAGGTGTATTACCCGGTAATGAAATCTGCTGCTTTGTTTTTTGATCATTTTTTAGTGAAGGATAGTGCAACAGGATGGTTAATAAGCACGCCCTCTAATTCTCCAGAGCAAGGTGGGTTGGTAGCTGGCCCTGCTATGGATCACCAGATCATCAGGGATTTATACCGTAATTGTATTGCTGCGGCGGCTGTATTGCAGGTAGATAAGGAGCAGGTGTTGCAATGGGCGACTACCTGCGGGAAGATAGCGCCTAATCAGGTGGGGAAATACGGACAATTGCAGGAATGGATGCAGGATAAGGATGATACCTCTAATACGCACAGACATGTATCTCATTTATGGGCATTGTATCCCGGAAAGGAGATAACTCCACAAACACCTGATTTGTACCGGGCTGCAAGACGATCCTTATTGTATCGCGGGGATGGAGGTACAGGCTGGAGTCTGGCGTGGAAGGTGAATTTATGGGCGCGATTGCATGAGGGAGATCATGCTATGCTGATGTTATCACATTTGTTAACCCCGGCCGAACATAATGGAGTAGAGCAGGGCGGAGTGTATCAGAATTTGTTTGACGCGCATCCGCCATTCCAGATTGACGGCAACTTTGGTGGTGCGGCGGGTTTGGCAGAGATGCTGGTGCAAAGTGAAGGAGAAGAGATTGAATTATTGCCTGCTTTACCAACGGCTTTATCTGAAGGAAGTGTGAAAGGAATTCGTGCAAGAGGAGGTTTTGAATTGAATTTCAATTGGATAGATGGTCATTTGCAGCAGGTACAGGTGCGTTCGTTGGTAACAGGTATTTGCAGGCTGGTGTATAAGGGTCAGCACCGGAGCTTGCCGGTTACGAGCGGAGGTACTTATATAGTTCGTTGGGATTAG